The genomic stretch ACTGCCTGCTGGACTACTTCCAGAAGAACCACGGCGACGACTGGCAGATGGTCATCGACGAGAGCCACGTCACCGTCCCGCAGGTCCGCGGGATGTACAACGGCGACCGGGCGCGCAAGCTGAACCTCGTCGAGCACGGCTTCCGCCTGCCGTCGGCGATGGACAACCGGCCGCTCACGTTCGAGGAGTTCGAGACCTTCCACCACAACGTGATGTTCGTCTCGGCCACGCCCGCCGACTACGAGCTGGAGCAGTCGGGCGGCGTCGTGGTGGAGCAGATCATCCGCCCGACCGGCATCCTCGATCCTCAGGTGGAAGTCCGCCCGGTCGAGGGCCAGATCGACGACCTCCTGGGCGAGATTCGGGACCGCGTCAAGGCGGGCGGCCGCGTGCTGGTGACGACGCTCACCAAGCGCATGGCCGAGGACCTGACCGACTACCTCGACAGCTTCGGCGTCAAGGTGCGCTACCTCCACTCCGACATCGACGCGCTGGAGCGGGTCGACATCCTGCGCGACCTGCGCCTCGGGGCGTTCGACGTGCTGGTCGGCATCAACCTGCTCCGCGAGGGGCTCGACCTGCCCGAGGTCAACCTCGTCGCGATCCTCGACGCCGACAAGGAGGGCTTCCTGCGCTCCGAGCGCTCGCTCATCCAGACCGCCGGTCGCGCCGCCCGCAACGCGGACTCGATCGTGGTCCTCTACGCCGACCGCGTGACGGACTCGATGGCGCGCATGATGGAGGAGACCGAGCGCCGCCGCGAGATCCAGGCGGCCTACAACCAGGAGCACGGCATCACGCCGACGACCGTCACCAAGTCCATCGCCGAGGTCCGCAGCGGCACGGCCATCGCGGACCACAAGGCGGAGCAGGACGAGCGCCGCGCCAAGCAGGCGACGACCTACTACGCCGGCCCCGACCAGCTCCCGAAGGTCGCCGACCCCGTCGTCAAGTACCTCACCGACGACCAGAAGAAGGATCTCGTCGCCCAGCTCACGCGCGAGATGGACGCTGCGGCGGAGAACCTGGAGTTCGAGAAGGCCGCCGAGCTGCGCGACTCCATCGCCCAGATCGAGGCCGAGATGGCCGCCTAGCCCGCCTCGGCGCCCCTGCGGACGGTGTCGCCGAGGCGGACCGAGGGCCGGGCGGTCTCCGACCCGACGGAGACCACTCGGCCGGACCGCGCGCTGCCTACGGGCAGCCGTACTGCGACGAGACGGTGACGGACTTCGTCAGTGTCCCAACCGGAGTCGTCACAGTGATGGTGAACGAGGTGTCGTCGGTCAGCAGCGACAGCGACCGCGGGTAGCCGTACGAGCCCGGGCCGTTGACGTAGATGTCCCGGTCGAAACCCCAGTTGATGGACGGGTACGGGTAGACCGTGCCCGGCTTCGAGACGTAGTACTCGACGTTGCAGAACTCGCCGACCTGCGTCGGGCCCTGCAGCGTCAGACAGTGACTCGTGTTCCGGGGGATGGTGTCGTCGTAGTTGCTGCCTGACGAGATCCACCTGACCAGCGGGTTGCTGTTGCCCCCATCCGTCTCGATCGTGACGGTTCCGGAGGAGGAACTCATGAGGGCCGCACCGGAGAGGACCGTCCAGTTCGAAGCCGGGGAGGGGTCGGCGAGGTACGTGCCGACGCAGTAGTCGCCAAGCGAACTCGGTGTGTCGAAGATGGGCGTCAGCTCACCGGCGATCTCTTTGGCATCCGCGACGGCCGATACAGAGCCGTCGGGGCCGGAGGCGTCGCAACCGGCGAACACGAGAAGAGAGGCGGCGAACGCGAGAGAGAGTGTTCTCATGGCAGGAAGGGAGGGGCAGGAAGAGAGGGGACGACGCCCGATGGCGCACAGCCAACGTATCGGACCCGGGCTAGACCCGCATGGGATGAACGTCCCGAGTCCCCATGACTTGGGCACCACCAGGTCGGTACGAATCGCGAGTTCCCGCACGAGACGACCGCCTCCCATCGGCGACTCACTCGGCCGACTCCCCGAGGCGGGGGAGGCGAATCAGGCCGGTCCACGACGAGACTGCCGGCTCCCCTTCAGGCCCTCCCATGCGCGCGTTGCTCCTCGTCCTGGCGCTCGCCGTTCCCGTCGGCGCCCAGACCTGCGGCGGTGTCCTCTCGATCCCGCTCCGCCGCGTCCACACCCACACGTACACCGGCACCCGCGTCGACACGCTGGTGGCAGCCAGCGCGGCCCGCTACGACGTGACCGCGCTCGCCATCGAGGCCGACGCGTTCCCCGCGCCGCCCGACCTTCGCGCCCGGCCGACACCCGAGGCCCTCCGCGCCGCCGATCCCCACCTCTCCGTCACCATCGACTCGCTCGGCGACCCGCACGACGGCCGTCTCTTCTGGCCCCGCGACGACCTCCGGACGTGGACGCGCTGCGGCTTCGCCCTCCTCCGCTACACGCTGACGATCCGGACCGGGGAGGACCCGCCGCCCGTCATGGTGCTGGACCTGTACCACGTCCCGGCGCACGTGCCCATCGAAGCCGAGGAGCCGCTCACCGTCCGCCCCGGCCGCTGGTCGTTCGACTTCGCCGACGGGCTCCCGCTCCGCGACGAGAACCTGCGTCCAGAGCCCGAGTAAGCCGCGCGACAGGGCCACGCGGAGCGCGACCGCCGCGGCCGGGACCAGGCAGGCGAGGAGGCCCCGACCACCGGCACACGGCGCGGCCTCCCGACCGGGCCCTCCACCGAGGACATGCCAGGAGCCCCCGTAGCCCCTCGGGCGGTAGTCTCTGCCTCCTCCCCAACCTCGTTCGTGTCCGAGTCCTCCCGTCGCCCGATTCCGCAAACGCTCAAGGAGTACGGGCGTGCGACGGCGGGCGGATTGCTGTTCGCTTCGGCGTCGCTGTACACGATGGAGATCTGGTGGCAGGGGTACACCGTGCCCAGCCACATCGTGTTCGTCCGGTTCCTCGGCGTGCTGGCGCTGCTGACGGCCTACTCCCACTATGACGGGCTCCACGACGGGGCCTCGCTCTGGCACGACGTGTTCGAGGCCTTCGAGGCGATCGCGCTCGGCTTCCTCATTACCGTCGTCACGCTCAAGCTGGCCGGGCAGTTACCGTCCGGCATCGGCGGACGAGAGGCGATCCAGCGCGTCGTGATGGCGGGCGGCGTGACGGCCATCGGCGTGGCCGTCGGGACGGCGCAGTTGGGCGCGGAGGACGACGACGAGGACGAGGACGCATCCCACGGAGGCATGCTCCACGGCCTCGCGCTGTCGGTGCTGGGGGCCTTCCTCATCGGGTCCAGCGTGGCGCCGACCGAGGAGATCCTCATGATCGGCTCCGAGTCTCCGGGCTGGGCGGCCCTCGCGGCCGCGCTCCTGTCGTACGTCCTCGCGCTCGGCATCGTCAGCTACGTGCAGTTTCGCGGCTCGGGGCGCGTGGGCGAGATCACCGGACACGCCGCGGCCGACGCCGTCGTGACGTACGCGGTGGCGCTCACGGTCTCGGCCTACCTCCTGTGGTCGACCGGCCAGTTCGAGGGGCTGGGTGGCCTCGCCGCACTCGACCTCGTCGTGTACCTCGGCTTCCCGTGCACACTCGGTGCCGCGGCGGGCCGGCTTCTTCTCTAACCATGTCCTCGGATTCCCAGCCCGACGGGCGCAAGGATCGCAACGCGCTCGAGTGGGCCGTCTTCGGCCTGGGCCTCGTCATCGTCGTCGGCGTGCTCGGGTTCCTCGTCTACCAGTTGGTGGTCGGCTCCGACGAACCCGCCGACCTCGTGGTGACCCTCGACGCGCCCGAGGAGCAGCGCGGCACCGTGCTGATTCCGCTCACGGTCGTCAACGAGGGGGACCAGGTCGCAGAGGCGGCCGTCATCGAGGTCTGCTCCGGTCCCGACGCGTGCGGCGAGGTCACCTTCACGTACGTCCCCCAAGGCTCGACGCGCGAGGGCGTGGTCGGGCTGTCGGCTCCGCTGGCGGCTCCGCTGACCTCCCGGGTCGTCTCGTACCGAACGCGCTGAGGACCTCGTCGCGGCTCGCCTGCTGCCCGAGTCCCCGAGGGCTGGGACGACCGAGGCGCCGCACCGAGCAGGAGCACAGGTAGACTTGGCATCCGCCCTCCTGTCTCCATGACCCTCCTCTTCCTCGGTGGCACCGGCACCCTCTCGTCCGCGTGTGCGGCGCGGGCTGTCGCCCGCGGCCACCAGCTTACCCTCGTCACGCGCGGCCGGGCCGACCACCGTGCTCCCGACCGGGCCGAGATCCTCCACGCCGACGCCCGCGATCCCGAAGCCGTCGCCGCCGCGATCGGCGACCGCACGTTCGACGCCGTCGTCGACTGGGTCGCGTTCGCGCCAGAGCACGTCGAGGACGACCTCCGCCTGTTCCGCGGCCGAACCGGTCAATACGTGTTCATCTCGTCCGCCTCGGCGTACCAGACGCCGCCCCGGTCGCTGCCGGTGACCGAGGAGACGCCGCTCGACAACCCCGTCTGGGCGTACTCGCAGGCCAAGATCGCGTGCGAGGCGCGCGTCTGGGAGGCCCGCGACGCCGGGATGCCCGTCACGGTCGTCCGCCCGTCGCACACCGTCGCGCCGTGGTCGATGCCGTTCCGTGGTGGCTACACCGTGATCGACCGGATGCGGCGCGGCGCGCCGGTGCTGGTCCACGGCGACGGCCTCTCGCTGTGGACGCTGACCAACCACCGAGACTTCGCGACCGGCTTCGTCGGGCTGCTGGGGCACGAGGGCGCGCTGGGCCGAGCCATCCACATCACATCGGACGAGGTGCTGACGTGGGACGCCATCACCCACACGCTCGCCGAGGCGGCCGGGGCCGAGGCGCGCATCGTCCACGTCCCGTCAGACCGCGTGGCAGCCGTCGATGCCGACTGGGGCGACAGCCTGCTCGGCGACAAGGCGCACAGCCGCGTGTTCGACAACGCCCTCGTGAAGCGTCTCGTCCCGGACTTCGCGGCGCCGACGACGTGGGCCGAGAGCGCCGCCGAGATGGTCGCCTGGTTCGACGCCGACCCGCGCCGGCGAGTGGTGGACGAGGCGGCAGACCGCACGATGGACGCCCTGATCGCGCCCCTGCTTTGAGACTGGAAGCGCGCGACATGGTGAAGCACGGGTGAACCGACAGCGGTATTCTGGCGGTCCCCGCTGCCGTCCCCCCCCGTACCGCCATGACCCTCGGAGTGCCCCGCGAGACCGCGCCCGACGAGCGCCGCGTCGCCCTGACGCCGGACGCCATCCGGCGGCTCGCACGGGCCGGGGTCGAGGTCGTCGTCGAGCGAGGCGCGGGCGCGACGGCGTTCGTCTCAGACGCCGCCATGGAAGCCGCGGGCGCCCGCCTCGGAGACCGCACCGAGGCCCTCGGCGCCGACGTGGTGGCCACGGTGAAGGGCCTCCCGCCCGAGGACGTGGCGCAGGTCCGCGAGGGCGCCGTGGTGCTGGGCCTGCTGCGTCCGCTGGACGCGCCTGAGGCGCTGGCACCACTCGCAGAGCGTGGAGCCACGGCCATCGCCATGGAGTTGGTGCCTCGCATCTCACGGGCGCAGAAGATGGACGCCCTCTCCGCGATGAGCACCGTCGCCGGGTACCGGGCCGTGCTGCTGGCCGCCGAGCGGCTGCCCAAGTTCTTCCCGCTGCTGACGACCGCCGCCGGGACGGTCCGCCCCGCGAAGGTGCTGGTGCTGGGCGCGGGCGTGGCCGGGCTCCAGGCCCTCGCGACGGCGCGGCGGCTGGGCGCGGTGACCTCCGCCTACGACGTTCGGGCAGCGGCCCGCGAGCAGGTCGAGTCGGTCGGCGCCGACTTCGTGGAGTTGGACCTGGGCGCGGGCGACGCCGAGGACGCGAGCGGCTACGCGAAGGCGCTCACCGAGGACCAGCTCGTCCGCCAGCGCGCCCAGCTCGCCGACCTCGTGGCGAGCGTGGACGTGGTCATCACAACGGCCCTCATCCCCGGCCGCCCGGCGCCGCTGCTGCTCACCGAGGACGCGGTCGCGGCCATGCCGCCCGGCTCGGTCATCGTGGACCTCGCGGCGCCCAACGGCGGCAACTGCGCGGCCACGGTCCCCGGCGAGACCACCGAGGTGAGCGGGGTCTCGATCCTCGCTCCGCTCGACCTTGCCGCCGAGATGCCGCTCCACGCCAGCGACATGTACGGCCGCACCGTCGGCGCCCTCGTGCTGGACTTCATGACTGACGACGGCGCGTTCCGGGTCGACCTGGAAGATGAGATCCTGGCCGGGGCGGTCGTCACGCACGGCGGGGTCGTCGTCCACCCGCGCGTGCTCTCGCTGCTGCCCGAGGCGGACTCCCCCTAGACGCGCCAGATGCCCCTCAACGCCTCGCGCAGTTCGCGCATCGTCGTGCGTGGGGCCTCCGACTTCTCCCAGAGCAGGCCTACGCTCTACGCCCCCCTCTTCCGATGGACATCGCCTTCCTCGTCGTCTTCGTGCTCGCCTCGTTCGTCGGGATCGAGGTGATCTCCAAGGTGCCCGCGACGCTGCACACGCCGCTGATGTCGGGCTCGAACGCGATCAGCGGCATCACCATCGTCGGCGCGCTCGTTGTGGCGGGCGGCGTGGAGAGCCCCTGGGCGAAGTGGGTCGGGCTGGCGGCGCTCGTGCTGGCGACCGTCAACGTGGTCGGCGGCTTCCTCGTGACCGACCGGATGCTGGAGATGTTCAAGCCGCGCGAGCGCGGGTCGGAGGAGTCGTAGCAGACGCCTCGCCTCACGCCTCACCGCTCACGCCTCTCCCCGATGACCGACTCCCTCGTCACGCTCGCGTACCTCGTCGCGGCCTCGCTGTTCATCCTCGGCTTGAAGAAGCTGGGCTCGCCGCGGACGGCGCGGGCGGGCAACCGGCAGGCGGCGGCCGGCATGCTGGTCGGCGTCGTGGCGGCGCTGTTCGAGACCCAGATCCTGAACCCGGTCGAGCTGATCGCCGGGCTGGCGGTGGGCGGGCTGGTCGGCGTGTGGCTGGCGCGGCGGACGCCGCTGACGGAGATGCCGGAGCTGGTGGCCGTCTTCAACGGCTTCGGGGGCGCGGCCTCGGCGCTGGTCGCGGGTGCCGAGGCGCTCCGGCTGCTCACGCCCGAGACGACGTGGGCCGGCGAGATCGGGGTCTACCCCGGCCGCGTGGTCACCGAGGCGGGGAATGTGGCAGGCCAGGCGGCCTCGACGTTCGGCGTCGTCCCGGGCCTGATCGTGGCCGCCTCGGTGCTGATCGGGACGGTGACGCTGTCCGGCTCGTTCGTAGCCGTCGCCAAGCTGCGCGGCCGCGGGCCGGGCGCGTTCCCCGGCATCCGCCTCGCCTCGATCGTGGTCGGACTGGCGACGCTGGCGATGATCGCTGCGGCCGGGTGGGCCGCGGCGGTGTACCCGGCGGTGGGCTGGTTCGCCGTCGCGCTCGGCGCGCTGGCGGTGCTGTCGCTGGTGCTGGGCGTGCTGCTGGTGGCACCCATCGGCGGGGCCGACATGCCGGTCGTGGTGGCGCTCTTGAACGCGTACTCCGGGCTGGCCGCCGCCGCGACGGGCTTCGTGCTGGGCAACTACGCGTTGATCGTGTCCGGCGCCCTCGTCGGCGCGAGCGGCCTGATCCTGACGCGGATCATGTGCGAGGCCATGAACCGGTCGCTGGGCAACGTCCTGCTCGGCGGCTTCGGCGCGACCGCATCCGCCTCGGGCGGGTCCGGCGACGAGGAGGACCGGACGGTCCGCTCCACGACGCCCGACGACGCAGCCGTGATGATGGCCTATGCGCAGAAGGTGGTGATCGTCCCCGGCTACGGGCTGGCCGTCGCGCAGGCCCAGCACGAGGCCCGCGAGCTGGCCGACCTGCTCCAGAAGGAGGGTGTCGCGGTGAGCTACGCCATCCACCCGGTCGCGGGGCGGATGCCGGGCCACATGAACGTGCTCCTGGCCGAGGCCAACGTGCCCTACGACCAGCTCGTCGAGATGGACGACATCAACCCGGAGTTTGGACAGACCGACGTGGTGCTGGTGGTCGGCGCCAACGACGTAGTCAACCCGGGCGCCCGCGACGACCCGGGGAGCCCGATCTACGGGATGCCGGTCCTCAACGTGGACGAGGCGCAGCAGGTGATCGTGATGAAGCGGAGCATGAGCACGGGCTACGCGGGCATCCAGAACCCGCTCTTCTTCAAGGACAACACGGCCATGCTGTTCGGCGACGCGAAGGCGTCTCTGAAGGCCATCGTCGGTGAGTTGAAGACGCTGCAGGCGGCGTAGCACAGAGAGAGGGGGAGGCGTGCCGTCCTCTCTGCGCACGCCCGGCCTCGACGAGAGGAACCCGGCACGAGGCGTGTGGTGAGCCCCTCCCTCGCCTCCGCTCTTATGTCCCCGCACGGCATCCATCACCTCACCGCGGTTTCGGCTGCGATCCAGGCCAACTACCGGTTCTACACCGAGACGATGGGCATGCGCCTCGTCAAGCGGAGCGTCAACCAGGACGACGTCTCGGCCTACCACCTGTTCTACTCGGACGCGGTCGGCACGCCGGGCCACGACCTGACGTTCTTCGACTGGCCCGTGCCGCGGGAGCAGCGGGGCACGCGGTCCGTCACGCGGACCGGCCTGCGGGTCGCCGAGGCCAGCCTGCCGTTCTGGGCCGACCGCCTCGCCGAGGCGGGCATCGTCGCCGAGCCTGTCGCTGAGATCGACGGCCGGGCGACGCTCCGCTTCGAGGACGCCGAGGGCCAGCGCCTCGCGCTCGTCGCCGACGGCGGCACGGGTGACGCGCCGACGCCGTGGGATCAGAGCCCGGTCCCGGCCGAGCACCAGATCCGCGGGCTGGGCCCGATCACGATGAGCGTGCCCGACCTGGAGAACACCGACCTCGTGCTCCGCGTGGTCCTGGGCATGACGCCCGTCCGCACCTACGCCGACCCGGACCGGCCCGAGGACACGGTCCACGTCTATGCGATGGGCGGCGACGCCACCGAGGCGGGGCCTCACGCCGAGCTCCACGTGGCCGTCCAGCCCGACCTGCCCGCCGCGCGGCAGGGTGCGGGCGCCGTCCACCACGTCGCCTTCCGCATCCCGGACGACCAGTACGACGCGTGGGCCGCCCGGCTCGGCCAGTTCGGCGTGCCGTCGAGCGGGCCGGTGGACCGCTACTACTTCCGGAGTCTCTACTTCCGCGAGCCCGGCGGCGTCCTGTTCGAGCTCGCCACCGACGGCCCCGGCTTCGCGGTCGACGAGGACGCGGCGACGCTGGGCGAGACGGTCGCCCTGCCGCCGTTCCTGGAGGGGCGTCGCGCGGAGATCGTCGCAGGCCTGAAGCCGCTCGGAGAGGAGGCGTGATCGGGTGAGGAGTCGGCGCCCAGGGTCCGGCGGTCAGCACCTGTAGCGGCACGTCTGGTCAGGCTCGCCCCTCTCGCCATCGAGGTGGGCGAGGGCACCGAGCAGCCAGCGGGCGCCGGTTTCGTGTCTGGCACCGTGTTTGGGAGAGAGGCCGGACAGGCGTCCCCGCCGTGGCCGAGACGAACACTTCGTCCTGGCGGAATCAGACAGTGACGCGCGCCCCCCTTGATGTGTCTCACCTCCAGACCCGACCTTCCCCGCCCCGGCATCCCGCGCGCCCCTGGCGCGTAGTCCGGCGGCTGGGCTCGTCGCCCGGCGCGCTCCCCTCCCACACGCCGCCTCTTCCGATGAGTCTCGCCACCCGCGCGGTCTACCCCTCGCAGCCGACCCCGCTCCGCTCCCACCTCGACGCCCTCCTCGCCGAGGCCGAGCTCCCCGCCGACCTCGACGCCGACGCGCTGATCGGCATCGTCGTCCCCGATTCCAACCGGGCGTCCGGTGGGGCCACGGCCGCGACGGCCTACCAGCTGCTCCGCGGCGCCTCGCTCGACACTGCGATCGTGATCTCGCCGAGCCACAACGGCGAGTTCGGGCGGCTCTCGATCTGCCAGACGGACACGTACCACACACCGCTCGGCGGGGTGCCGGTCAACGACCACCTCCGCAACGAGCTCTGCGACGAGGACGACGACATCTTCCTCGACGACACCGGCCACTACCACACCGAGGGGGCCGACGTCCAGCTTCCCTTCCTCCAGGCCGCGCTCGCGGGCGACTTCGACGCCGTCCCGATCGTGATGGGCGAGGAGAGCCCGGCGTTCTGCCGCGAGCTTGGCGGCGCCGTCGGCGAGGTGATGTACGGCAAGCGCGCCGTGGTGGTCGGGTCCTGCGACCTGCTCGGCGGCGACGACGACGCCATCGCCCGCTTCCGCGAGGCCATCGAGAGCTTCGACGAGAGCGAGCTGATGCACCTGCTCGGCAGCGAGACGGTCCGCGTGGAAGGCATGGGCGCGCTCATCACCACCCTCATCGCCTCGAAGGCGCGCGGCGCGACCCACGCCCGCGTCCTCGCCCTCACGCCGCCCGATGGCGACGTCCCCGGCAGCCTCGCCGTCGCCTTCTGGAAGGGCTAGAGGCGTGAGCTGTGAGCCGTCAGGGCTCGCGGCTTTCCCCACGCCTGTCGCCCTCTGCTCTCGCCTCCTATGGACACCTTCGCCTCCGCCTTCCCGACCCCGCGCCCCGCGGTCGCCCTCATCGGCGCCGGAGCGATGGCGCGCGCGCTCGGGCTGCGGCTGGCGGAGAGCGGCTATCCCATCGCCGCCGTCATCAGCCGACGGCGCGGTCCGGCCGAGGCCCTGGCGCAACTGCTCGGCGCCCCGTTCGCCTCCGACCGCCTCGGCGACGTGCCCGGGGTGCCCCTGGTGATCCTCGCCGTCCCGGACGACCAGATCGCGGACCTCGCCGACACGCTGACCGGCGCGCCGCGCTCGTGGCAGGGCGCCGTCGTGCTCCACACGTCGGGCGCGCAGACGGCCTCGCTGCTGGAGCCGCTCCGCCAGGAGGGCGCGCGGACGCTCTCCTTCCACCCCCTCCAGACCGTCACGCGGGACGCCGACGCGACGACGCTCGCGGGCGTCAGCGTGGGCGTCGAGGGCGAGCCGCCGGGCGTCGCCGCGGGCATCGAGCTGGCAGTCGGGCTGGGGATGCGCTACCTCGTGCTCTCTGCCGAGGCCAAGCCGCGCTACCACCTCGCCGCCGCGATGGCGTCCAACCTGCTCGTGACCCTCATGGGCATGGTGCAGGAGGTGCTGGCGTCGATCGGCGTCGATCGCCGCGAGGCCATGGCGACGCTCGCGCCGCTGCTCCAGGGCACGCTCGACAACCTGACCGCGACCTCCCCCGAGGAAGCCCTCACCGGCCCTGTCGCCCGGGGCGACATCGGGACGCTGCGCGCCCACGGGCTCGCGCTCCGCAAGGACCTGCCGCACCTCGTCCCGGCCTACGCCGCGCTGTCCGTCGAGACGGTCCGCCTCGCGGTCCGCGCCGGAACGCTGGCGCCGGGACGCGCCGAGGACGTGCTCGCGCTCATGGAACGCATGGTGACGCTGCCGCTCCCCGGCACCGCGCCGAGGACGCCGGAGGGCCCGCGTCCGCCCGCGCCAGGACGCGCCGGGACGCCGTCGTAGAGGCCTGTTTTCGAGAGCGCTACCTCGCGCGACCCATCCGTATCGCCAATGCGGAGCCCCGACGAAGGGACGGTGGAGGCACGGCGGCGGGACGGCAAAACCTCCGCGGGAACGCTTCAGGTGGGGACCGAATGTGCCGATGTGTCCCGTTCTTTGCGCCTTCGCGCTGTATCGCTGAACGTCGGCTCGCCCGGCGCACGCACCGTATGCACACTGATCTTCCGATGGAAGGCATCGCTCCCGGCCTCACGGCCGAGTCCGTCGCGGCCCTGGCCGCGCGGAGCGTCTGCCGCGACTCGGCGTCCTCGTTCCAGGCGTTGCTGGCCGCCGCCGCCGCCGCCGTCCGCGCGACGCTGGCGCCGGTTCGGGAGGCCGAGACCGCCGCGCTGAGCCTTCGCCAGCGCGAGACCGTCGCCACGGTCGCCGCCGACCTGGAGGCCGCGCTGGAGGCCCTCGCCTCGGGCGTCTCCGCAGAGGCTCGATGCCTGGGCCGCCGCCGCCCGGCCGACCGCGTCCGCGCCGTGCTGCGGCCGTCGCCGGGCTGGCTGCCACGCCTCCGCGAGCGCGCCGCCGAGATGACCGCCGGCAGCACCGCCCCCGGCCCGACGTGGCTCGCCGCCACCGGGGCCGCCGTCGAGGCCCTCGGCCAGACCGCCGAGCACATCACCCTGCTCGCTTCGGCACAGCGGCCGGACTCCTCGGCCCGCCTCCTGGGCGACCGCGTCACCGAGGCGCTCCGGGTCGGCCGCGACGCCCTCCTGGCCGACATCGCCCGGCTGGTGGACTAGCGCGGCGCCGGGCGGGTCGGAGCGCACGGGCAGGAACGGTCGCGTCTGTAGGTTGAGCCTCTGCTCCCTCTGACTCGACCGCGCCCGCCATGCCCGCCTCTCGCCCCAGCGGCGCTCCCTCCATCCTCATCGTCGGCGCCGGAGGCATCGGCGAGGCCGTGGCCTACATGCTCCTCGACTGGGCCGACGTGCCCG from Rubrivirga sp. SAORIC476 encodes the following:
- a CDS encoding SDR family oxidoreductase, coding for MTLLFLGGTGTLSSACAARAVARGHQLTLVTRGRADHRAPDRAEILHADARDPEAVAAAIGDRTFDAVVDWVAFAPEHVEDDLRLFRGRTGQYVFISSASAYQTPPRSLPVTEETPLDNPVWAYSQAKIACEARVWEARDAGMPVTVVRPSHTVAPWSMPFRGGYTVIDRMRRGAPVLVHGDGLSLWTLTNHRDFATGFVGLLGHEGALGRAIHITSDEVLTWDAITHTLAEAAGAEARIVHVPSDRVAAVDADWGDSLLGDKAHSRVFDNALVKRLVPDFAAPTTWAESAAEMVAWFDADPRRRVVDEAADRTMDALIAPLL
- a CDS encoding NAD(P) transhydrogenase subunit alpha, producing MDIAFLVVFVLASFVGIEVISKVPATLHTPLMSGSNAISGITIVGALVVAGGVESPWAKWVGLAALVLATVNVVGGFLVTDRMLEMFKPRERGSEES
- a CDS encoding Re/Si-specific NAD(P)(+) transhydrogenase subunit alpha: MTLGVPRETAPDERRVALTPDAIRRLARAGVEVVVERGAGATAFVSDAAMEAAGARLGDRTEALGADVVATVKGLPPEDVAQVREGAVVLGLLRPLDAPEALAPLAERGATAIAMELVPRISRAQKMDALSAMSTVAGYRAVLLAAERLPKFFPLLTTAAGTVRPAKVLVLGAGVAGLQALATARRLGAVTSAYDVRAAAREQVESVGADFVELDLGAGDAEDASGYAKALTEDQLVRQRAQLADLVASVDVVITTALIPGRPAPLLLTEDAVAAMPPGSVIVDLAAPNGGNCAATVPGETTEVSGVSILAPLDLAAEMPLHASDMYGRTVGALVLDFMTDDGAFRVDLEDEILAGAVVTHGGVVVHPRVLSLLPEADSP
- the uvrB gene encoding excinuclease ABC subunit UvrB; the protein is MAQIQRINSPFSLSTGFRPMGDQPRAIGELTEGLFRGDTYQTLLGATGTGKTFTVANVVRNVGQPTLVISHNKTLAAQLYAEFRQFFPDNAVEFFISYYDYYQPEAYIVSSDTYIEKDMAINEEIDRLRLRATSALVSGRKDVIIVASVSCIYGLGNPDEYKKRLVQITPGQERDRDELLLELVHVFYNRNDVDFTPGTFRVRGDVVEIFPAYLEDEAYRVVFWGDEVERIARINPVTGDELALEQDTLTIYPAKHFVTPQDQVDRAIEGIQEELRWRLAILRNEGNLIAAQRIEQRTLFDIEMIKEIGYCSGIENYSRHMDGREPGTRPYCLLDYFQKNHGDDWQMVIDESHVTVPQVRGMYNGDRARKLNLVEHGFRLPSAMDNRPLTFEEFETFHHNVMFVSATPADYELEQSGGVVVEQIIRPTGILDPQVEVRPVEGQIDDLLGEIRDRVKAGGRVLVTTLTKRMAEDLTDYLDSFGVKVRYLHSDIDALERVDILRDLRLGAFDVLVGINLLREGLDLPEVNLVAILDADKEGFLRSERSLIQTAGRAARNADSIVVLYADRVTDSMARMMEETERRREIQAAYNQEHGITPTTVTKSIAEVRSGTAIADHKAEQDERRAKQATTYYAGPDQLPKVADPVVKYLTDDQKKDLVAQLTREMDAAAENLEFEKAAELRDSIAQIEAEMAA
- a CDS encoding DUF2391 family protein, with translation MSESSRRPIPQTLKEYGRATAGGLLFASASLYTMEIWWQGYTVPSHIVFVRFLGVLALLTAYSHYDGLHDGASLWHDVFEAFEAIALGFLITVVTLKLAGQLPSGIGGREAIQRVVMAGGVTAIGVAVGTAQLGAEDDDEDEDASHGGMLHGLALSVLGAFLIGSSVAPTEEILMIGSESPGWAALAAALLSYVLALGIVSYVQFRGSGRVGEITGHAAADAVVTYAVALTVSAYLLWSTGQFEGLGGLAALDLVVYLGFPCTLGAAAGRLLL
- the amrB gene encoding AmmeMemoRadiSam system protein B; translation: MSLATRAVYPSQPTPLRSHLDALLAEAELPADLDADALIGIVVPDSNRASGGATAATAYQLLRGASLDTAIVISPSHNGEFGRLSICQTDTYHTPLGGVPVNDHLRNELCDEDDDIFLDDTGHYHTEGADVQLPFLQAALAGDFDAVPIVMGEESPAFCRELGGAVGEVMYGKRAVVVGSCDLLGGDDDAIARFREAIESFDESELMHLLGSETVRVEGMGALITTLIASKARGATHARVLALTPPDGDVPGSLAVAFWKG
- a CDS encoding ring-cleaving dioxygenase; amino-acid sequence: MSPHGIHHLTAVSAAIQANYRFYTETMGMRLVKRSVNQDDVSAYHLFYSDAVGTPGHDLTFFDWPVPREQRGTRSVTRTGLRVAEASLPFWADRLAEAGIVAEPVAEIDGRATLRFEDAEGQRLALVADGGTGDAPTPWDQSPVPAEHQIRGLGPITMSVPDLENTDLVLRVVLGMTPVRTYADPDRPEDTVHVYAMGGDATEAGPHAELHVAVQPDLPAARQGAGAVHHVAFRIPDDQYDAWAARLGQFGVPSSGPVDRYYFRSLYFREPGGVLFELATDGPGFAVDEDAATLGETVALPPFLEGRRAEIVAGLKPLGEEA
- a CDS encoding NAD(P)(+) transhydrogenase (Re/Si-specific) subunit beta codes for the protein MTDSLVTLAYLVAASLFILGLKKLGSPRTARAGNRQAAAGMLVGVVAALFETQILNPVELIAGLAVGGLVGVWLARRTPLTEMPELVAVFNGFGGAASALVAGAEALRLLTPETTWAGEIGVYPGRVVTEAGNVAGQAASTFGVVPGLIVAASVLIGTVTLSGSFVAVAKLRGRGPGAFPGIRLASIVVGLATLAMIAAAGWAAAVYPAVGWFAVALGALAVLSLVLGVLLVAPIGGADMPVVVALLNAYSGLAAAATGFVLGNYALIVSGALVGASGLILTRIMCEAMNRSLGNVLLGGFGATASASGGSGDEEDRTVRSTTPDDAAVMMAYAQKVVIVPGYGLAVAQAQHEARELADLLQKEGVAVSYAIHPVAGRMPGHMNVLLAEANVPYDQLVEMDDINPEFGQTDVVLVVGANDVVNPGARDDPGSPIYGMPVLNVDEAQQVIVMKRSMSTGYAGIQNPLFFKDNTAMLFGDAKASLKAIVGELKTLQAA